In Nitrosarchaeum koreense MY1, one genomic interval encodes:
- the cbiT gene encoding precorrin-6Y C5,15-methyltransferase (decarboxylating) subunit CbiT, producing the protein MWNYKTPGIPDEFFERTENVPITKEEVRVVQISKARLCPGYTVYDIGCGSGSISIEAAIQVESGKVIAIDYDPNAIELTKRNVEKFGLTNISLILGNAKEKIIELEQADAIFIGGTGGDTEDIVKICQDKLKSGGRIVIGVILIETLYSVLQIIEKLKFNSIDLTQITISKSRKTSTGTMMLARNPVTVISATKV; encoded by the coding sequence ATGTGGAATTATAAAACACCTGGAATTCCAGATGAGTTTTTTGAACGTACAGAAAATGTACCTATTACAAAAGAAGAGGTAAGAGTTGTACAAATTAGTAAAGCAAGACTTTGCCCTGGATATACTGTATATGATATTGGATGTGGGAGTGGTTCTATATCAATTGAAGCAGCTATTCAAGTTGAATCAGGAAAGGTAATTGCAATAGATTATGATCCTAATGCAATTGAATTAACAAAAAGAAATGTAGAAAAGTTTGGATTAACAAATATTTCTTTAATTCTTGGAAATGCGAAAGAAAAGATCATTGAATTAGAACAAGCTGATGCGATATTCATAGGAGGAACTGGTGGAGACACAGAAGATATTGTAAAAATATGTCAAGATAAACTAAAATCTGGTGGAAGAATAGTAATTGGAGTAATATTAATAGAGACATTGTATTCAGTCTTGCAAATTATTGAGAAATTAAAATTTAATTCAATAGATTTGACTCAAATAACTATTTCTAAGAGTAGAAAGACCTCAACAGGTACAATGATGCTTGCTAGAAATCCAGTTACAGTAATTTCTGCAACTAAAGTTTAA
- the rqcH gene encoding ribosome rescue protein RqcH: MTLAGIELRYLVNQISDATQDYYVSNIYGVTKDSILFKLHHTEKSDLFMMLSTSGVWLTSVKIDQMEPNRLLKRLRSDLLRLKIKKIEQIASERIAYFTFAGFDKEYVIVAEFFGEGNILLCNNEMKILALQHSIDVRHRKLGVGLVYAPPPLNGIDVIKVTENDFEELKTSDLAAAKWLGRTLGLPKKYVEGIFEMSNVDSKCVGTNLTSEQIKKLYDTTKNIVTNVVTGKHEPVIIRDEKTEIIPVRLGNLDNKCTVVNSFIEGLDTVFTENIVEIGKSIQTGGSDKKIKELETQLSEQEKAIDTVKEKSSHITNTANSLFEMISKGITSIEDIRAQEILSAHNTKLVKEKGMTLILIDDEKIKINTQSSLQSIASILFNEAKRKSAAIKSIEQIKINTQKKLSKLQNKAETEKDSISFTEIRKKNWYERYRWFFTSDGILAIGGRDAPSNSAVVRKHLEKNDKIFHGDIFGSPFFILKNADNPPTASLNEVAHATVCFSRAWREGMYGVSAFWVNPEQVKKSAPSGQFLPKGSFTIEGQRNFVKISTLKLAVGIIPQGDDYVLTSGPPDTIKKNSICYVIIEPHGLEMVDAAKKIRLEFLKLEEEITKKISIDDFVRVLPAGASQITEIGLGDAA; the protein is encoded by the coding sequence GTGACTCTTGCAGGAATAGAACTTCGGTATTTAGTAAATCAAATTTCAGATGCAACACAGGACTACTATGTCAGTAATATCTATGGTGTAACAAAAGATAGCATATTGTTCAAACTTCACCATACTGAAAAATCAGATCTTTTTATGATGTTGTCTACGTCTGGTGTTTGGTTAACATCTGTTAAAATTGATCAGATGGAACCAAATAGATTACTGAAACGATTGCGAAGTGATCTTTTACGATTAAAGATAAAAAAAATAGAACAAATAGCATCAGAACGAATTGCCTATTTTACATTTGCCGGATTTGATAAGGAATATGTAATTGTAGCAGAATTTTTTGGTGAAGGAAATATCTTACTATGTAACAATGAAATGAAAATACTTGCATTACAACATTCAATTGATGTAAGACATAGAAAGCTTGGTGTTGGTTTGGTATATGCCCCTCCACCTCTAAATGGCATAGATGTAATTAAAGTAACAGAGAATGACTTTGAAGAATTAAAGACATCTGATTTAGCTGCTGCAAAATGGCTTGGACGTACATTGGGATTGCCAAAAAAATACGTTGAAGGAATATTTGAAATGTCTAATGTTGATTCCAAATGTGTTGGAACTAATTTAACATCTGAGCAAATAAAAAAACTATATGATACAACAAAAAATATTGTTACAAATGTTGTTACTGGTAAACATGAACCAGTAATTATTAGAGATGAAAAAACTGAAATCATTCCAGTTAGATTAGGAAACTTGGATAACAAATGTACTGTTGTTAACAGCTTTATTGAAGGATTAGATACTGTTTTTACAGAAAATATTGTAGAGATTGGTAAATCAATTCAAACTGGTGGTTCTGATAAAAAAATAAAAGAACTTGAAACTCAGCTTTCTGAACAAGAAAAAGCAATTGATACAGTAAAAGAAAAATCAAGTCATATAACTAATACTGCTAATTCGTTGTTTGAAATGATTTCAAAAGGTATTACATCAATTGAAGATATACGAGCTCAGGAAATTTTATCAGCTCACAATACAAAATTGGTTAAAGAAAAAGGTATGACTCTTATCTTAATTGATGATGAAAAAATAAAGATAAACACACAGTCTTCATTGCAATCAATTGCATCTATATTATTTAATGAAGCAAAACGTAAATCTGCTGCAATAAAGTCAATTGAACAGATTAAAATCAATACACAAAAGAAATTATCAAAGTTACAAAATAAAGCTGAAACTGAAAAAGATTCAATTTCGTTTACAGAGATTAGAAAAAAAAATTGGTATGAAAGATACAGATGGTTCTTTACATCTGATGGGATTCTTGCCATAGGCGGTAGAGATGCACCTTCAAACTCTGCTGTAGTAAGAAAACATTTAGAAAAAAACGATAAAATATTTCATGGTGACATCTTTGGTTCACCTTTTTTCATTCTAAAGAATGCTGATAATCCGCCTACAGCTAGCTTAAACGAAGTTGCTCATGCAACTGTTTGTTTTAGCAGAGCATGGAGAGAGGGTATGTATGGTGTTAGTGCATTTTGGGTAAATCCAGAACAAGTAAAAAAATCAGCACCTAGTGGACAATTTTTGCCGAAAGGATCTTTTACAATAGAAGGACAAAGAAATTTTGTAAAGATATCTACTCTCAAATTAGCTGTTGGAATAATTCCACAAGGAGATGATTATGTTTTGACTAGCGGACCGCCTGATACAATTAAAAAAAATTCTATTTGTTATGTGATAATTGAACCACATGGATTGGAAATGGTAGACGCTGCAAAAAAAATTAGATTAGAGTTTTTAAAATTAGAAGAAGAGATTACAAAGAAAATAAGCATTGATGATTTTGTTCGTGTACTTCCAGCAGGAGCAAGTCAGATTACAGAAATAGGATTAGGAGATGCTGCTTAA
- the cobI gene encoding precorrin-2 C(20)-methyltransferase has translation MPELIGIGVGPGDPELLTVKAAKAIQNADTIMCPASGEDRPSIALSIVSSLIDKSKNQEIVKLIFPMTKDKDVLEATWKKNAKIMAEKVLTGKNVVYLTIGDPYLYSTWIYMHKDIEQNHPEIKISVIPGIVSMFTFAAKVGISIAEGSEKVAIIPSCYDLSTVKEIAKNSETMVFLKDGRYFDKVIDLLKESGFPDNSIFAIGQDLGTENEIIRKLTLGEVNDGTLTTKYFSILVVKRV, from the coding sequence ATGCCTGAATTAATTGGAATAGGAGTAGGTCCCGGAGATCCTGAACTACTTACAGTAAAGGCAGCTAAAGCAATTCAAAATGCCGACACTATAATGTGTCCTGCATCAGGTGAAGATAGACCAAGCATAGCATTATCTATAGTATCATCATTAATTGATAAATCAAAAAACCAAGAGATAGTAAAATTGATCTTTCCAATGACAAAAGATAAAGATGTACTTGAAGCAACTTGGAAAAAAAATGCAAAAATTATGGCAGAAAAAGTTTTAACAGGAAAAAACGTTGTTTATCTTACAATTGGAGATCCATATCTATACAGCACTTGGATTTACATGCATAAAGATATTGAACAGAATCATCCAGAAATAAAAATCAGTGTCATTCCTGGAATTGTTTCTATGTTTACATTTGCCGCAAAAGTTGGAATAAGTATTGCAGAGGGTTCAGAAAAAGTTGCAATAATTCCATCATGTTATGATTTAAGCACAGTAAAAGAAATTGCTAAAAATTCTGAAACAATGGTTTTTTTAAAAGACGGTAGATATTTTGATAAAGTGATTGATTTGTTAAAAGAATCCGGTTTTCCGGATAATTCTATTTTTGCAATTGGACAAGATCTAGGAACAGAAAACGAAATTATTAGAAAATTAACATTGGGTGAAGTTAATGATGGAACACTAACTACAAAATATTTTTCGATTTTGGTGGTAAAACGTGTCTAG